The following is a genomic window from Candidatus Bathyarchaeia archaeon.
TCCTCAAAGTAGCCTCATAGAGAGCCTGGTAGCTAATCCAGCCCATTAAGTGGGTTATGGATGGATGCCCCCTACCACCCCGCTTATAAGCGTCCTCCATGGCTTTTAGGGCTTCCGGAATTATTAAACCTGAGTTCTCATTATCCAAGTAGACCTCTCTCCTCGGTATGCCATGCGACTCAATAAGCTCGCTTATAGACTTTGATAGATCGCTATAGGTCAACCCGAAACCTCCACATATATCTGATACACTTCGTTGACTTTTTCAACTTTTAGAATTTTATGGCCCACGCTTGAAGCCCACTCTCTAATATCTTGAGGGGCAGCTGGGTCGGTTGCCATAAGCATGATTACCTGACCCGGACTAGACTTTGCAACCGCCTCAGCTAGTGCGAGAAGCGGGCCTGGACAAGACTTATATCGAGCATCAACAATCAAGTTGACCTTCAAAGAACGCCACCCCCAGTTAAGATATGAAGAGATTGATGTCTGAGTCTTTCGCTCTGCCTAGAAACGTTGCAGCGCCAACAACATTATCTACATACTCCACTAAATCTTCAGCCTTTATTCCGAGAAGGTTCATTGTTGTGGAGCATGCATAGATCTTCAATCTTCCAGTCTTCTTGCCCTGCTCTAATATCTCACGCCAGCTCGGCATAGCTCCGGAGCTAATCGCTCTCCTCAGGTCATCTTCATAGCCCTTGTAATCTGAGCTCACTTCTTTTGGCTCATAACCTTTCTTTAAGGCTAAGAGACCCCAGAAAGTGAAGAATACCTCTGACTCCCAACCCATAGCGGCTGCGGTTGCAGCTAAAGTTATCGCTGGGAAGAGCTTATCCAATTTTTCCGAGGATACTATTATGGATAATTTTGGCACATAAATCACCGAACGAATTATATAACGCCGTTATATAAAAACCTTTCTAATAATGTTAAGGAAAAACTTTTTGTTCACGCTTGTCTACGCAACCAGCTTTGGAACCACTTCTTCATACATTCTTCGGAGCAAAAGACGAAGGGCTTATTTATACAGCATGTTTTCCTCATTATCGGCTTTCCTCGAATTAATCTGCCACAAACCTGACATCGCAACCCACTACACCTAAAATTTTATGGGTATAACGGATTTATAAAAATTGCGAAATATTCCTAATAAGAATATTTTAAACATAAAGTATAAATATCAGTTATAATCATATTGTTATAACATTGTTATGGAGGGTGAAAACCCTCAAGAAAAACGGTCACATAAAAGCGCTTAAATGTAGAGAATGTGGAAGAGAATATCCGCCAGCGAAGATTCATGCGTGCGAAGAATGCTTCGGCCCCTTAGAAGTCATTTATAACATAGATTCAATAAACATCAGCAAGCCCGTTATAGAGACGCGAAGTAAGACTTTATGGCGTTATCGCGAGCTATTGCCGCTTGAAGACGAGAAAAAAATCGTTGATTTAGGGGCTGGTTTCACACCACTCCAAGAATGTAAGCGTCTGGCGGAAACCTTAAGGGTGAAAAAACTTTACATAAAGAATGATACTGTTAATCCGACAGGATCCTTCAAGGATAGGCCAGCTACAGTTGCGATCTCAAAATCCCTCGAGTTCGGGTTTAGAGCTGTCGGCTGCGCTTCAACTGGAAATCTCGCTGCTGCCACAGCCGC
Proteins encoded in this region:
- a CDS encoding sulfurtransferase TusA family protein translates to MKVNLIVDARYKSCPGPLLALAEAVAKSSPGQVIMLMATDPAAPQDIREWASSVGHKILKVEKVNEVYQIYVEVSG
- a CDS encoding DsrE/DsrF/DrsH-like family protein — encoded protein: MPKLSIIVSSEKLDKLFPAITLAATAAAMGWESEVFFTFWGLLALKKGYEPKEVSSDYKGYEDDLRRAISSGAMPSWREILEQGKKTGRLKIYACSTTMNLLGIKAEDLVEYVDNVVGAATFLGRAKDSDINLFIS